In Macaca fascicularis isolate 582-1 chromosome X, T2T-MFA8v1.1, one DNA window encodes the following:
- the AGTR2 gene encoding type-2 angiotensin II receptor, translated as MKGNSTLATSSKSITSSLHFGLVNISGNNESTLNCSQKPSDKHLDAIPILYYIIFVIGFLVNIVVVTLFCCQKGPKKVSSIYIFNLAVADLLLLATLPLWATYYSYRYDWLFGPVMCKVFGSFLTLNMFASIFFITCMSVDRYQSVIYPFLSQRRNPWQASYIVPLVWCMACLSSLPTFYFRDVRTIEYLGVNACIMAFPPEKYAQWSAGIALMKNILGFIIPLIFIATCYFGIRKHLLKTNSYGKNRITRDQVLKMAAAVVLAFIICWLPFHVLTFLDALAWMGVINSCEVIAVIDLALPFAILLGFTNSCVNPFLYCFVGNRFQQKLRSVFRAPITWLQGKRESMSCRKSSSLREMETFVS; from the coding sequence ATGAAGGGCAACTCCACCCTTGCCACTAGTAGCAAAAGCATTACTAGCAGTCTTCACTTCGGGCTTGTGAACATCTCTGGCAACAATGAGTCTACCTTGAACTGTTCACAGAAACCATCAGATAAGCATTTAGATGCAATTCCTATTCTCTACTACATTATATTTGTAATTGGATTTCTGGTCAATATTGTTGTGGTTACACTGTTTTGTTGTCAAAAGGGTCCTAAAAAGGTTTCTAGCATTTACATCTTCAACCTTGCTGTGGCTGACTTACTCCTTTTGGCTACTCTTCCTCTCTGGGCAACCTATTATTCTTATAGATATGACTGGCTCTTCGGACCTGTGATGTGCAAAGTTTTTGGTTCTTTTCTTACTCTGAACATGTTTGCAAGCATTTTTTTTATCACCTGTATGAGTGTTGATAGGTACCAATCCGTTATCTACCCctttctgtctcaaagaagaaatccCTGGCAAGCATCTTATATAGTTCCCCTTGTTTGGTGTATGGCCTGTTTGTCCTCAttgccaacattttattttcGAGATGTCAGAACCATTGAATACTTAGGAGTGAATGCTTGCATTATGGCTTTCCCACCTGAGAAATATGCCCAATGGTCAGCTGGGATTGCCTTAATGAAAAATATCCTTGGTTTTATTATCCCTTTAATATTCATAGCAACATGCTATTTTGGAATTAGAAAACACTTACTGAAGACGAATAGCTATGGGAAGAACAGGATAACCCGAGACCAAGTCCTGAAGATGGCAGCTGCTGTTGTTCTGGCCTTCATCATTTGCTGGCTTCCCTTCCATGTTCTGACCTTCCTGGATGCTCTGGCCTGGATGGGTGTCATTAATAGCTGTGAAGTTATAGCAGTCATTGACCTGGCACTTCCTTTTGCCATCCTCCTGGGATTCACCAACAGCTGCGTTAATCCATTTCTCTATTGTTTTGTTGGAAACCGGTTCCAACAGAAGCTCCGCAGTGTGTTTAGGGCTCCAATTACTTGGCTCCAAGGGAAAAGAGAGAGTATGTCTTGCCGGAAAAGCAGTTCTCTTAGAGAAATGGAGACCTTTGTGTCTTAA